From Corynebacterium frankenforstense DSM 45800, the proteins below share one genomic window:
- a CDS encoding ATP synthase F0 subunit C: MNDIILAQADAAAAATPHLGAIGYGIATIGPGLGIGILVGKALEGMARQPEMAGQLRTTMFLGIAFVEALALIGLVAGFLFTSL; the protein is encoded by the coding sequence ATGAACGACATCATCCTCGCTCAGGCCGACGCCGCCGCTGCCGCCACCCCGCACCTCGGTGCCATCGGCTACGGCATCGCCACCATCGGGCCGGGCCTCGGCATCGGCATCCTCGTCGGCAAGGCCCTGGAGGGCATGGCCCGCCAGCCCGAGATGGCCGGCCAGCTGCGTACCACCATGTTCCTGGGCATCGCGTTCGTCGAGGCCCTGGCCCTGATCGGCCTGGTGGCCGGCTTCCTGTTCACCAGCCTGTAA
- the atpB gene encoding F0F1 ATP synthase subunit A has product MKGEFHAPELDHEFFPGYMKDGEAHNLIFTGFADGWFALDRLMIVRLIMAAVLVVFFLVAMRNPKIVPRGVQNVAEIALDFVRVHVAEDILGKKEGRRFLPIIATIFFTVLVMNLATIIPGLNISPNARIGMPLTLAVVGYIAMIYAGSKEYGFGKYMKSSLIVPNLPWPLHFLVVPIEAFSTFVMRPVTLTLRLMANFLAGHLILVLLYSATNFFFWQLNAWTAMSGLTIVAAILFTLYECIIIFLQAYIFALLVAVYIELSLHADSH; this is encoded by the coding sequence ATGAAGGGGGAGTTTCACGCCCCCGAACTGGACCATGAATTTTTCCCGGGGTACATGAAAGACGGCGAGGCCCACAATCTCATCTTCACGGGCTTCGCCGACGGCTGGTTTGCACTGGACCGCCTGATGATCGTCCGCCTGATCATGGCGGCGGTCCTGGTGGTCTTCTTCCTTGTCGCCATGCGGAACCCGAAGATCGTTCCGCGTGGGGTGCAGAACGTCGCCGAGATCGCGCTCGACTTCGTGCGCGTGCACGTCGCGGAGGACATCCTCGGTAAGAAGGAGGGGCGTCGGTTCCTGCCGATCATCGCCACCATCTTCTTCACCGTCCTCGTGATGAACCTGGCGACGATCATTCCGGGCCTCAACATCTCGCCGAACGCGCGCATCGGTATGCCGTTGACGCTGGCGGTCGTTGGGTACATCGCGATGATCTACGCGGGGAGCAAGGAGTACGGCTTCGGCAAGTACATGAAGTCCTCGCTGATCGTCCCGAACCTCCCGTGGCCCCTCCACTTCCTGGTGGTGCCCATCGAGGCCTTCTCGACGTTCGTCATGCGGCCGGTCACCCTGACCCTCCGTCTGATGGCGAACTTCCTGGCCGGTCACCTCATCCTGGTCCTGCTCTACAGCGCCACGAACTTCTTCTTCTGGCAGCTGAATGCCTGGACCGCGATGTCGGGGCTGACCATCGTCGCGGCGATTCTGTTCACGCTCTACGAGTGCATCATCATCTTCCTGCAGGCGTACATCTTCGCCCTGCTGGTCGCGGTGTACATCGAGCTGTCGCTGCACGCGGACTCGCACTGA
- a CDS encoding MraY family glycosyltransferase codes for MGVGVAGVPLRELGLVLLVGAAVTFLVTGLIRYALVRTGRIAEIRKRDVHTQPTPQLGGVAMFTGFGAAVYLASQLPALTRGFLPVTPEMSAVIWAGFVIVAVGAIDDLYELDALTKLVGQILGAVVMSLLGLNWTLLYVPVGEGTTVVLDQVQSTVLTTVFTVLLVNALNFVDGLDGLAAGLGAIAGGALLLYSLTVLHDQGGAVAAYPPAIIAAGLVGICLGFLPHNFEPSRIFMGDSGAMLIGLLLAAAATSTSGKINMSLYGTVDMIALASPIIVVAAAVFVPVLDLVLAVVRRVSAGRSPFAADRMHLHHRLLRLGHTHRRTALVLYLWCSVFAFGAVSFSVVPPPVAAGATAFALVLAAAATLVPLRDGRIGPGRHRAG; via the coding sequence GTGGGCGTCGGTGTGGCGGGCGTTCCCCTGCGCGAGCTCGGACTCGTGCTCCTCGTGGGCGCCGCGGTGACCTTCCTGGTCACCGGGCTGATCCGCTACGCCCTCGTGCGCACCGGCCGGATCGCGGAGATCCGCAAGCGCGACGTGCACACCCAGCCGACCCCGCAGCTCGGCGGGGTGGCGATGTTCACCGGCTTCGGCGCCGCCGTCTACCTGGCCAGCCAGCTGCCCGCGCTCACCCGCGGGTTTTTGCCCGTGACCCCGGAGATGAGCGCGGTGATCTGGGCCGGCTTCGTCATCGTCGCCGTCGGCGCCATCGACGACCTCTACGAGCTCGACGCGCTGACCAAGCTCGTCGGGCAGATCCTCGGCGCCGTCGTGATGAGCCTGCTGGGCCTGAACTGGACGCTCCTCTACGTCCCGGTGGGGGAGGGCACCACCGTGGTCCTCGACCAGGTCCAGTCCACGGTCTTGACAACGGTGTTCACCGTGCTGCTCGTCAACGCGCTGAACTTCGTCGACGGGCTCGACGGCCTGGCCGCCGGGCTCGGCGCGATCGCCGGCGGCGCGCTGCTGCTGTACTCGCTGACCGTCCTGCACGACCAGGGCGGGGCCGTGGCCGCCTACCCGCCGGCTATCATCGCCGCGGGCCTGGTGGGCATCTGCCTGGGCTTCCTGCCGCACAACTTCGAACCCTCACGCATCTTCATGGGCGACTCCGGGGCCATGCTCATCGGCCTGCTGCTCGCGGCGGCCGCGACCTCGACCTCCGGCAAGATCAACATGTCGCTCTACGGCACCGTGGACATGATCGCCCTGGCCAGCCCCATCATCGTGGTGGCGGCCGCCGTCTTCGTGCCCGTGCTCGACCTCGTGCTCGCCGTCGTGCGCCGCGTCTCGGCGGGGCGCTCGCCCTTCGCCGCCGACCGGATGCACCTGCACCATCGCCTCCTGCGACTGGGCCACACCCACCGGCGCACGGCGCTGGTGCTGTACCTGTGGTGCTCCGTCTTCGCCTTTGGGGCGGTGTCCTTCTCCGTGGTCCCGCCGCCCGTGGCGGCGGGCGCCACCGCTTTCGCGCTCGTGCTCGCCGCGGCGGCCACCCTCGTGCCCCTGCGCGACGGCCGCATCGGGCCGGGCAGGCACCGCGCCGGCTGA
- a CDS encoding L-threonylcarbamoyladenylate synthase — MGNIYSCLDAAKRRDAVRAAAEAARSGELVVTPTDTVYGIGADAFNNPAVAALLAAKHRGPDYPVPVLVGSWDTVAGLTSGVDGRTRALVEAFWPGGLSLVVPEAPSLPWDLGDTRGTVMVRMPNHPVALQLLREVGPMAVSSANIHGHPAPTSAAAARQQLGDSVSVYLDAGEATIGEPSTIVDMSGTTPRILRAGAVPGERIAEVLGLTPESIGAAAEGENAAEAAADAAAGDKE; from the coding sequence GTGGGAAACATCTACAGCTGTCTCGACGCCGCGAAGCGACGCGACGCCGTGCGGGCCGCGGCCGAGGCCGCCCGCTCCGGTGAGCTGGTGGTCACCCCGACCGACACCGTCTACGGCATCGGCGCGGACGCCTTCAACAACCCGGCGGTGGCCGCGCTGCTGGCCGCCAAGCACCGCGGACCGGACTACCCGGTGCCCGTGCTCGTCGGCTCCTGGGACACCGTCGCCGGCCTGACCTCCGGCGTCGACGGGCGCACCCGGGCCCTGGTCGAGGCCTTCTGGCCGGGCGGGCTCTCGCTCGTCGTGCCCGAGGCGCCCTCGCTGCCCTGGGACCTCGGCGACACCCGCGGCACCGTGATGGTGCGCATGCCCAACCACCCGGTGGCCCTGCAGCTGCTGCGCGAGGTCGGCCCGATGGCCGTCTCCTCGGCCAACATCCACGGCCACCCGGCGCCGACCTCGGCGGCCGCGGCGCGCCAGCAGCTCGGCGACTCCGTGTCCGTCTACCTCGACGCCGGGGAGGCGACCATCGGCGAGCCCTCGACGATCGTCGACATGTCCGGCACGACCCCGCGCATCCTGCGCGCCGGCGCGGTGCCGGGGGAGCGCATCGCCGAGGTCCTCGGGCTCACGCCCGAGTCCATCGGGGCCGCGGCTGAGGGCGAGAACGCGGCCGAGGCTGCGGCTGACGCCGCAGCGGGGGATAAGGAATAA
- the prmC gene encoding peptide chain release factor N(5)-glutamine methyltransferase, producing MTGTWRAELRAAAERLGAAGIESPATDVRLLAAHLAGCAPLEVGFLDAAPAGFAEALARRERREPLQHITGTAAFGPLDIAVGPGVFIPRPETEVLADWAVRRLRGVRAPKVVDLCTGSGALACYIAHEIDDVAVVAVELSADAAAWARRTVADNALGGRVTVVEGDATDAGLLAELAGAVDAVVCNPPYVPAAGPVAPEVDADPDVAVYGGESGMDVIERLLDPVARLLRPGGVFGVEHDDTTAERTAALVDATGRFTPAEHLCDLAGRERFVTAARL from the coding sequence GTGACCGGCACCTGGCGCGCCGAGCTGCGGGCCGCCGCCGAGCGGCTCGGGGCCGCCGGCATCGAGTCGCCCGCCACCGACGTGCGGCTGCTGGCCGCGCACCTGGCCGGCTGCGCGCCGCTGGAGGTCGGCTTCCTCGACGCCGCGCCCGCGGGCTTCGCCGAGGCGCTGGCCCGCCGGGAGCGCCGCGAGCCGCTGCAGCACATCACCGGCACCGCCGCCTTCGGCCCGCTCGACATCGCGGTCGGGCCCGGCGTCTTCATCCCGCGCCCCGAGACCGAGGTGCTCGCCGACTGGGCGGTGCGCCGCCTGCGCGGCGTGCGCGCACCCAAGGTGGTGGACCTGTGCACCGGTTCCGGCGCCCTGGCCTGCTACATCGCCCACGAGATTGACGACGTCGCGGTGGTCGCCGTCGAGCTCTCCGCCGACGCGGCCGCGTGGGCGCGCCGCACCGTGGCGGACAACGCGCTGGGCGGGCGCGTCACCGTGGTCGAGGGCGACGCGACCGACGCCGGGCTGCTCGCGGAGCTGGCCGGCGCCGTCGACGCCGTGGTGTGCAACCCGCCGTACGTGCCGGCCGCCGGGCCGGTGGCCCCGGAGGTCGACGCCGACCCGGACGTCGCCGTCTACGGCGGGGAGTCCGGCATGGACGTCATCGAGAGGCTCCTGGACCCGGTCGCGCGCCTGCTGCGCCCCGGCGGGGTCTTCGGCGTCGAGCACGACGACACGACCGCGGAGCGGACCGCGGCGCTCGTGGACGCCACCGGCCGGTTCACCCCGGCGGAGCACCTGTGCGACCTGGCGGGGCGGGAGCGCTTCGTCACGGCCGCTAGACTGTGA
- the prfA gene encoding peptide chain release factor 1 codes for MSTESTRVDDVLSEYQGIEAQMADPSLAGDQDAFRRLSKRYAELKPIVQAHEEHEKVVADLADARELAHEDHDFAAEAERLAAREVELEEKLADLLAPRDPHDGDDIIMEVKAGAGGEEAALFAGDLVRMYEKFADKHGFVYEVLDLAESDLGGVKDMTLSIRSRHPGRDGAWSVFKFEGGVHRVQRIPVTESQGRIQTSAAGVLVYPEPEEVGEVEIEDKDLRVDVYRSSGKGGQGVNTTDSAVRITHLPTGIVVTCQKERSQIQNKARAMQVLAARLQQMQEEAAEAEAAEGRAAQVRTMDRSERIRTYNWPENRISDHRIGFKANNLDQVLDGNLDDLFDALRTAERAERLEAE; via the coding sequence GTGAGCACCGAATCCACCCGCGTCGACGACGTCCTGTCCGAGTACCAGGGCATCGAGGCCCAGATGGCGGACCCGTCCCTGGCCGGCGACCAGGACGCCTTCCGCCGCCTGTCCAAGCGCTACGCCGAGCTCAAGCCGATCGTGCAGGCCCACGAGGAGCACGAGAAGGTCGTCGCCGACCTGGCCGACGCCCGCGAGCTGGCCCACGAGGACCACGACTTCGCCGCCGAGGCCGAGCGCCTGGCCGCCCGCGAGGTCGAGCTCGAGGAGAAGCTGGCCGACCTGCTCGCCCCGCGCGACCCGCACGACGGCGACGACATCATCATGGAGGTCAAGGCCGGCGCCGGCGGCGAGGAGGCCGCGCTCTTCGCCGGCGACCTGGTGCGCATGTACGAGAAGTTCGCCGACAAGCACGGCTTCGTCTACGAGGTCCTCGACCTTGCGGAGTCGGATCTGGGCGGCGTGAAGGACATGACGCTGTCGATCCGCTCGCGGCACCCGGGCCGCGACGGCGCGTGGAGCGTCTTCAAGTTCGAGGGCGGCGTCCACCGCGTCCAGCGCATCCCCGTGACCGAGTCGCAGGGCCGCATCCAGACCTCGGCGGCCGGCGTGCTCGTCTACCCGGAGCCCGAGGAGGTCGGCGAGGTCGAGATCGAGGACAAGGACCTGCGCGTCGACGTCTACCGTTCCTCCGGCAAGGGCGGCCAGGGCGTCAACACGACGGACTCGGCCGTGCGCATCACCCACCTGCCCACCGGCATCGTGGTGACCTGCCAGAAGGAGCGCTCCCAGATCCAGAACAAGGCCCGCGCCATGCAGGTGCTGGCCGCCCGCCTGCAGCAGATGCAGGAGGAGGCCGCGGAGGCCGAGGCCGCCGAGGGCCGCGCCGCCCAGGTGCGCACGATGGACCGCTCCGAGCGCATCCGCACCTACAACTGGCCGGAGAACCGCATCTCCGACCACCGCATCGGCTTCAAGGCCAACAACCTGGACCAGGTCCTCGACGGCAACCTCGACGACCTCTTCGACGCCCTGCGCACCGCCGAGCGCGCCGAGCGTCTCGAGGCCGAGTGA
- the rho gene encoding transcription termination factor Rho yields the protein MRIPELKAMAAGMGIKGLSGKRKADIIAAIRAGGGGQVSAKQSTKRQDQDRAVDNESNENKGRDEGRGDDRGGQQDGRQGGQQDGQGRKDGQKDGQKDGQNHYESRSQARRARRNRARQAQREQENQDNGSRGGQNDGGHDNNGGGNNNGHGDGQNHGGHNDGNHGKGRRRERRRRGRRNRDGNNNQNNQNNGNQNQQGGRNQNPEDLEPVAGILDIVDNNVAFVRTTGYHPSEKDVYVPNQLIKRCGLRSGDAVTGRISAGGAQVRGRGRNRQKFSNLAHVETVNGLSVEDARQRPDFAKLTPLYPNQRLRLETEQKVLTTRVIDLIMPIGKGQRALIVSPPKAGKTTILQNVANAISTNNPECHLMVVLVDERPEEVTDMQRSVNGEVIASTFDRPPSEHTAVAELAVERAKRLVEQGKDVVILLDSITRLGRAYNNSSPASGRILSGGVDSNALYPPKRFLGAARNIEHGGSLTIIATAMVETGSAGDTVIFEEFKGTGNAELKLDRKISERRVFPAVDVGPSGTRKDELLLAPEEARLVHKLRRILAALDNQAAIDLLIKQLKKTKSNGEFLMQVASSAPMAADKDVEDYL from the coding sequence ATGCGCATCCCCGAACTGAAGGCCATGGCCGCCGGGATGGGCATCAAGGGGTTGTCGGGCAAGCGCAAGGCCGACATCATCGCCGCGATCCGGGCCGGGGGTGGCGGGCAGGTGTCCGCGAAGCAGTCGACGAAGAGACAGGACCAGGACCGAGCCGTGGACAACGAGAGCAACGAGAACAAGGGCCGCGACGAGGGCCGCGGCGACGACCGGGGCGGGCAGCAGGACGGCCGGCAGGGCGGTCAGCAGGACGGCCAGGGTCGCAAGGACGGCCAGAAGGACGGCCAGAAGGACGGACAGAACCACTACGAGTCCCGCTCCCAGGCGCGTCGCGCCCGCCGCAACCGTGCCCGTCAGGCCCAGCGCGAGCAGGAGAACCAGGACAACGGTTCCCGCGGCGGCCAGAACGACGGCGGCCACGACAACAACGGCGGCGGCAACAACAACGGTCATGGTGACGGCCAGAACCACGGCGGCCACAACGACGGCAACCACGGCAAGGGCCGCCGCCGCGAGCGTCGTCGCCGCGGGCGTCGCAACCGCGACGGCAACAACAACCAGAACAACCAGAACAACGGCAACCAGAACCAGCAGGGCGGCCGCAACCAGAACCCCGAGGACCTCGAGCCGGTCGCGGGCATCCTGGACATCGTCGACAACAACGTCGCCTTCGTGCGCACCACGGGCTACCACCCCTCGGAGAAGGACGTCTACGTCCCCAACCAGCTGATCAAGCGCTGCGGGCTGCGCTCCGGCGACGCCGTGACCGGCCGGATCTCCGCCGGCGGCGCCCAGGTGCGCGGCCGCGGCCGCAACCGCCAGAAGTTCAGCAACCTCGCCCACGTCGAGACCGTCAACGGCCTGAGTGTGGAGGACGCCCGCCAGCGGCCCGACTTCGCCAAGCTGACCCCGCTGTACCCGAACCAGCGCCTGCGCCTCGAGACCGAGCAGAAGGTCCTGACCACCCGCGTGATCGACCTGATCATGCCGATCGGCAAGGGCCAGCGCGCGCTGATCGTCTCCCCGCCGAAGGCCGGCAAGACCACCATCCTGCAGAACGTGGCCAACGCGATCTCGACGAACAACCCGGAGTGCCACCTCATGGTCGTCCTCGTCGACGAGCGCCCCGAGGAGGTCACGGACATGCAGCGCAGCGTCAACGGCGAGGTCATCGCCTCGACGTTCGACCGGCCGCCGAGCGAGCACACCGCCGTCGCGGAGCTGGCCGTCGAGCGCGCCAAGCGCCTCGTCGAGCAGGGCAAGGACGTCGTGATCCTGCTCGACTCGATCACCCGCCTGGGCCGTGCCTACAACAACTCCTCGCCGGCCTCGGGCCGCATCCTCTCCGGCGGCGTGGACTCCAACGCCCTCTACCCGCCGAAGCGCTTCCTGGGCGCCGCGCGCAACATCGAGCACGGCGGCAGCCTGACGATCATCGCCACCGCCATGGTGGAGACCGGCTCGGCCGGCGACACCGTGATCTTCGAGGAGTTCAAGGGCACCGGCAACGCCGAGCTCAAGCTCGACCGCAAGATCTCCGAGCGCCGCGTCTTCCCGGCCGTCGACGTCGGACCGTCCGGCACCCGCAAGGACGAGCTGCTGCTCGCCCCCGAGGAGGCCCGCCTGGTGCACAAGCTGCGCCGGATCCTGGCCGCCCTGGACAACCAGGCCGCGATCGACCTGCTGATCAAGCAGCTGAAGAAGACCAAGAGCAACGGCGAGTTCCTCATGCAGGTCGCCTCGAGCGCCCCGATGGCCGCCGACAAGGACGTGGAGGACTACCTGTGA
- a CDS encoding long-chain fatty-acid--CoA ligase: MQSTMQDIPLSVARILSYGASVHGRTRVTTWKNGRGEETTFAQIAARAAALAHALRDELGVSGDARVASLMHNCAEHLETMFAVPCMGAVFNPLNKQLMVSQIRHIVNDAEDQVVIADPRLADRLAEVLEGCPGVRHVVFIGTELPDVELPEGVSVHSYEALLDGRATRYAWPVPDENDAAALCYSTGTGGEPRGVAYSHRSLYLTALTLLGTDSMAVSNGQSFLCCVPIYHVLSWAVPFAAFMAGTPLVLPDADVSGETLAELIAATHPRVAHGVPTVWMQLLVHYMHNPPERMSLTEIFVGGSQAPPVLLSMWEERYGVDVVHVWGMTETSTVGSVARPPAGASGEARWTYRTSQGRFPATVDYRVVNDGRVVSATDRNQGEIQVRGPLVAGSYYVGADSAGADGRAAETPEVQFTADGWLRTGDVGSVTEDGYLTVHDRARDVIRSGGEWIYSAGVENMVMESPEVVEAAIIGYPDDKWGERPLVVTVVHPDVPQDAGTAEMLRDRLRNQLPSWMLPEYWTFVRHIDKTSVGKFDKKDLRAHLAAGDYDVVALKGPGKR; this comes from the coding sequence ATGCAGTCGACGATGCAGGACATACCACTGTCCGTGGCCCGCATCCTCTCCTACGGCGCCTCGGTGCACGGCCGGACCCGCGTGACCACGTGGAAGAACGGCCGGGGCGAGGAGACCACCTTCGCCCAAATCGCCGCCCGCGCCGCCGCGCTGGCCCACGCCCTGCGCGATGAGCTGGGGGTCTCCGGCGACGCGCGGGTGGCCTCCCTGATGCACAACTGCGCCGAGCACCTGGAGACGATGTTCGCCGTGCCGTGCATGGGCGCCGTCTTCAACCCGCTGAACAAGCAGCTGATGGTCAGCCAGATCCGGCACATCGTCAACGACGCCGAGGACCAGGTCGTCATCGCCGACCCGCGGCTGGCCGACCGCCTCGCCGAGGTCCTCGAGGGCTGCCCCGGGGTGCGCCACGTCGTCTTCATCGGCACCGAGCTGCCGGACGTGGAGCTGCCCGAGGGGGTGAGCGTCCACTCCTACGAGGCGCTTCTCGACGGTCGCGCCACCCGTTACGCGTGGCCCGTGCCCGACGAGAACGACGCCGCGGCCCTGTGCTACTCCACCGGCACCGGCGGCGAGCCGCGCGGCGTGGCCTACTCCCACCGCTCGCTCTACCTGACGGCGCTGACGCTGCTGGGCACGGACTCGATGGCCGTCTCCAACGGCCAGAGCTTCCTGTGCTGCGTGCCCATCTACCACGTGCTCAGCTGGGCGGTGCCCTTCGCGGCGTTCATGGCGGGCACCCCGCTGGTGCTGCCCGACGCCGACGTCTCCGGCGAGACACTGGCCGAGCTGATCGCCGCGACGCACCCGCGCGTGGCCCACGGCGTGCCCACGGTGTGGATGCAGCTGCTCGTGCACTACATGCACAACCCGCCGGAGCGGATGAGCCTGACCGAGATCTTCGTCGGCGGCTCCCAGGCCCCGCCGGTGCTGCTGTCGATGTGGGAGGAGCGCTACGGCGTGGACGTCGTGCACGTGTGGGGCATGACGGAGACCTCCACGGTCGGCTCGGTGGCCCGCCCGCCGGCCGGCGCCTCCGGCGAGGCGCGCTGGACCTACCGCACCAGCCAGGGCCGCTTCCCCGCCACCGTGGACTACCGCGTGGTCAACGACGGCCGCGTCGTCTCCGCCACCGACCGTAACCAGGGCGAGATCCAGGTGCGCGGCCCCCTGGTGGCCGGCTCCTACTACGTCGGCGCCGACAGCGCGGGTGCCGACGGGCGCGCCGCCGAGACCCCGGAGGTCCAGTTCACCGCCGACGGGTGGCTGCGCACCGGCGACGTCGGCTCGGTCACCGAGGACGGCTACCTGACCGTCCACGACCGCGCCCGCGACGTCATCCGCTCCGGCGGCGAGTGGATCTACTCGGCCGGGGTGGAGAACATGGTCATGGAGTCCCCCGAGGTCGTCGAGGCCGCCATCATCGGCTACCCGGACGACAAGTGGGGCGAACGCCCGCTGGTGGTCACCGTCGTCCACCCCGACGTCCCGCAGGACGCCGGGACCGCGGAGATGCTGCGCGACCGGCTGCGCAACCAGCTGCCCAGCTGGATGCTCCCGGAGTACTGGACCTTCGTGCGCCACATCGACAAGACCTCGGTGGGCAAGTTCGACAAGAAGGATCTGCGCGCCCACCTGGCCGCCGGCGACTACGACGTCGTCGCCCTCAAGGGCCCGGGCAAGCGCTGA
- a CDS encoding helix-turn-helix transcriptional regulator, which produces MRTGAPARRRAPRPATELFSEALPLSPKQREVLAALREHPGGVSVAQLSEILGMHANTVRGHLDELLAHRAVHTATAPIHGRGRPTILFSARLPDNRAIAREYLSLIEIMADDLTARTPDPEERFATAHRIGRRWARKMTLADEGGRVGADAAFDQLVQRLRQLGFDPADEPESRGDLTEETPEGTRVVSLRACPFVAGEAAPSPVVCAIHEGFIEEYFGATSTAQTTMLPLTEKGRCTLCVRP; this is translated from the coding sequence ATGCGTACCGGAGCTCCCGCCCGCCGCCGGGCACCGCGGCCCGCCACCGAGCTGTTCTCCGAGGCCCTGCCGCTGAGCCCCAAGCAGCGCGAGGTCCTGGCCGCCCTGCGCGAGCACCCCGGCGGCGTCTCGGTCGCCCAGCTCTCCGAGATCCTCGGCATGCACGCCAACACCGTGCGCGGACACCTCGACGAGCTGCTCGCCCACCGCGCCGTGCACACGGCCACCGCCCCCATCCACGGCCGCGGCCGCCCGACGATCCTCTTCTCCGCCCGGCTGCCCGACAACCGGGCCATCGCCCGCGAGTACCTCTCGCTCATCGAGATCATGGCGGACGACCTGACCGCCCGCACCCCGGACCCCGAGGAGCGCTTCGCCACCGCGCACCGCATCGGGCGGCGGTGGGCGCGCAAGATGACGCTCGCCGACGAGGGCGGCCGCGTCGGCGCGGACGCCGCCTTCGACCAGCTGGTCCAGCGGCTGCGTCAGCTCGGTTTCGACCCGGCCGACGAGCCGGAGTCGCGCGGCGACCTCACCGAGGAGACCCCCGAGGGCACGCGCGTGGTCTCGCTGCGCGCCTGCCCCTTCGTCGCCGGCGAGGCGGCCCCCTCCCCCGTCGTCTGCGCGATCCACGAGGGATTCATCGAGGAGTACTTCGGCGCCACCTCGACCGCGCAGACGACGATGCTGCCCCTGACCGAGAAGGGCCGCTGCACCCTCTGCGTGCGGCCCTAG
- the thrB gene encoding homoserine kinase, with the protein MAVELEVGRAVTVRVPGSSANLGPGFDTMGLALDIHDTVEVEVIDSGLEIEIHGEGAADLPRDASHLVVKAINAGLNAADVTAPGLRVTCTNTIPQSRGLGSSAAAAAAGVLAANGLADSPLSEEQLVQLASAFEGHPDNAGASVLGGGVVSWTEIPVDGVSQPVYRAVRIPVDERIRATVLVPSFHASTQAVRRVLPSHVTHTDARFNVSRTAVLSVALQAHPELLWEGTRDRLHQPYRADVLPVTAEWVNRLRNRGWAAYLSGAGPTCAVLSTEPVDPALLDAAREEGLSVYELSVAGGPTVTPSRA; encoded by the coding sequence ATGGCAGTGGAACTCGAGGTCGGGCGCGCCGTCACCGTGCGCGTGCCCGGCTCCTCGGCGAACCTGGGCCCCGGATTCGACACGATGGGCCTGGCGCTGGACATCCACGACACCGTCGAGGTCGAGGTCATCGACTCCGGCCTGGAGATCGAGATCCACGGCGAGGGCGCGGCCGACCTGCCGCGCGACGCCTCGCACCTGGTGGTCAAGGCGATCAACGCGGGCCTCAACGCCGCGGACGTCACCGCCCCGGGTCTGCGGGTGACCTGCACGAACACTATCCCGCAGTCGCGCGGGCTCGGGTCCTCGGCCGCCGCGGCCGCCGCCGGTGTGCTCGCCGCGAACGGCCTGGCGGACTCCCCGCTCAGCGAGGAGCAGCTCGTCCAGCTGGCCAGCGCCTTCGAGGGCCACCCGGACAACGCCGGCGCCTCGGTGCTCGGCGGCGGCGTGGTCTCCTGGACCGAGATCCCCGTCGACGGCGTGAGCCAGCCGGTCTACCGGGCCGTGCGCATCCCCGTTGACGAGCGGATCCGCGCGACCGTGCTCGTGCCGTCCTTCCACGCCTCCACCCAGGCCGTGCGCCGCGTGCTGCCCAGCCACGTCACGCACACCGACGCCCGGTTCAACGTCTCGCGCACGGCGGTGCTCTCCGTCGCGCTGCAGGCGCACCCGGAGCTGCTCTGGGAGGGCACCCGCGACCGGCTGCACCAGCCGTACCGCGCGGACGTGCTGCCCGTGACCGCGGAGTGGGTCAACCGCCTGCGCAACCGCGGCTGGGCGGCCTATCTCTCGGGCGCCGGCCCGACCTGTGCGGTGCTGTCCACCGAGCCGGTGGACCCCGCGCTTCTCGACGCGGCCCGCGAGGAGGGCCTCAGCGTCTACGAGCTCTCCGTGGCCGGCGGCCCGACGGTCACCCCGTCCCGGGCCTGA